One segment of Massilia sp. Se16.2.3 DNA contains the following:
- a CDS encoding FAD-dependent oxidoreductase: MQQLGSIVSPSDFAWRDAGKLVVYRSAKVFDAAARKANGGAIWSAAECAEREPAPGAARHLLAGGIHNAGEAVADCHAFCTALAARIGAHPRFRGFIQAEVVNIAATGGRVVGLDTTAGAIGGDAFVLAAGIESRHLAAHLGVKLPLYPLKGYSLTAPIRTTDTAPQISVTDFERKVLYARIGDKLRVAAMVDMVGEDLRLNPKRIGSLTRQVQETMPHAADYSQVSAWAGLRPATPNSAPIIGASPLSNLWLNVGHGPLGFTFAAGSARILTDLMLGKAPPFALDMLALQR; the protein is encoded by the coding sequence ATGCAGCAGCTGGGATCGATCGTTTCCCCAAGCGACTTTGCCTGGCGCGACGCCGGCAAGCTGGTGGTGTACCGCTCGGCCAAGGTGTTCGACGCGGCGGCCCGTAAAGCCAATGGCGGCGCCATCTGGAGCGCGGCCGAATGCGCCGAACGCGAACCGGCCCCGGGCGCGGCGCGCCACCTGCTCGCGGGGGGCATCCATAACGCCGGCGAGGCGGTGGCCGACTGCCATGCCTTCTGCACCGCGCTGGCCGCGCGCATCGGGGCACATCCCCGTTTCAGGGGCTTCATCCAGGCCGAGGTAGTCAATATTGCCGCCACCGGTGGGCGCGTCGTCGGCCTCGATACGACGGCCGGCGCCATCGGCGGCGATGCCTTCGTGCTGGCGGCCGGCATCGAAAGCCGCCACCTGGCCGCGCACCTGGGTGTCAAGCTGCCCCTGTACCCGCTGAAAGGCTACAGCCTGACGGCGCCGATCCGCACCACCGACACCGCGCCGCAGATCAGCGTGACCGATTTCGAGCGCAAGGTGCTGTATGCGCGCATTGGCGACAAGTTGCGGGTGGCGGCGATGGTCGACATGGTGGGCGAAGACCTGCGATTGAATCCGAAGCGCATTGGCAGCCTGACCCGGCAGGTACAGGAAACGATGCCGCACGCGGCCGACTACAGCCAGGTATCCGCCTGGGCCGGCCTGCGCCCGGCAACCCCGAACAGCGCCCCGATCATCGGCGCTTCTCCCCTGTCGAACCTGTGGCTGAACGTCGGCCACGGCCCCCTCGGTTTTACCTTCGCCGCCGGCAGCGCGCGCATACTGACCGACCTGATGCTGGGAAAGGCGCCGCCCTTCGCGCTCGACATGCTGGCGCTGCAGCGCTGA